In Bacteroidota bacterium, the genomic window AGGAACCTGGGTACCGAATTACATTTGTTTCAATCTTTTTCAATCAAATTTATCCAGTATGGATAAAATTGTTTTTACTTTTCCAACAACTCCTTCACGGAGAATGGCATTTGATGATTTTGCTTTATATAATATGAATGACTTTGTTAATGCAGGTGCAGATGTAACGCTTGCATGTAATGGGAATTGCACTACGTTAGGCGGACCTTTTTGCGCTTCTGTTTTTAGCGGGAACTATTCTTGGGCGCCTTCTTCAGGGTTAAGCAATCCGAATATTACAAACCCAGTTGCTTGTCCAACTGTTACTACAACCTATACTTTAACATTTACTGACCCAACCGGAAGTTGCTCGGCAACTGATATGGTAACGGTTACGGTGCCACCTCTGTTAATTGCCAATGCCGGACCCAATCAAACTATTTGTTCAGGACAAAGCGCAACGCTTACGGCAAGCGGGGGAGTAGTATATTATTGGAATACCGGAGCAACAACTTCTATAATCATTGTTTCCCCTTCTTCAACAACTTCGTATTCTGTTCAAGTTGCAAATTCAAGCGGATGCACTGCAATCGCTTCGGTAACGGTAACCGTAAATCCAAACCCCGTTGCCAATGCCGGAGTTGACCAAACTATTTGCAGCAGTTCATGCGCTACATTAACTGCAACGGGCGGTGGAACATATTCGTGGTCTCCAACCGGACAAATTACTCCTTCAATAACTGTTTGCCCTACGGCAATTACTAACTATACAGTAACTGTAACGGGCGCGAATGGATGCACTGCAACTGACGCGGTAACGGTATTTGTTGCTCCTCAGCCTGTTGCCTCCTTCACCTTCACCGCCAACGAGGATTGCATGGGCAGCCCATTTATTTTTACTAACACATCTATAAATGCAACCAGTTACCTCTGGGATTTTGGCGATGGAGCATCTTCTGCTGCCACTTCCCCCACTCACGTTTATTCTGCTCCAGGGCAATTTCAGGTTTTGCTTTATGCGTATAATTCTTTCGGGTGCTGTAGCGCTTATTCCGTTTTAATTTCCGTTACACCTTCTATAACTTCTCCGGCATATAATTCAACCTGCTGTTCTTTCACATATCCTTATACTTATGTAAATGCGCCTATAGGTTCTACTATTACTTATACTGGGGCAAGTTTTTCAGTAAAAGATGCAATGACCATTTCCAATAATTCTACGGTTACTTTTAATAATTCTATTATCCAGTTTGGTCCTTGGGGCAAAGTGATTGTTGAGCCGGGAAGCACCCTAATACTTAACGGAACAAAATTTACCGGCTTGCAAACCTGCGGCACCATGTGGCAGGGGATTGAAGTATGGGGTAATCCCAACAAAACGCACTCTCCTGCCGATCAAGTATTTCAGGGGAAACTAATTATCCGTACATATACTGTTACTAACACTCCGACAATAATTGAACGAGCCCATAATGCAGTTACAGTAGGAAAATACCCCGATAGATTTTTACCGACACAATGCAACCAGAGCACACCTAATAGTATTTGTATTAGAGGAGAGTATGATGTTTGTAAAAGCGGAGGAATACTTGATGCAGTTAGTTCAGGGAATCATATATTATTCATAGATAACGCTCATACTATACGAGTTGCGCCTTACTCCTATTCTAATGTGAGCAGGGTTAATCGTTGTGATTTTTCCGGTACATTATTAAAAGACCCCGGATATAAAACAGGCATTGCTTATCAGTATCCCAACCTTGCAAACCCAAATTATGCTTACGCAAATCCTCAGGGAAGAACCTATCGCTTCGGTTACATACTTAAGGCGCGATGGACGACACAAACGACTTTTTCAAACAATACTTTTAACTTCCCTGCCGACATTGGCGCAGAAATAGGTATTGAAATCATCAACGGCAAATGCGTCATAGATGGAAACACTTTCCGAAACATGAACCGCGGCATCAGCGGAGTATACACTTCCCCTTCTCCGTTTTTGGCAAACAAAATAAAAAGCAATATTTTTGTTAATTATGTTGCTCAATCTGCCAGTGCCGTAACTCCCAATCCTGTTTGCGGCATTTATCTGAGCGCTGCGCAGGGTGACAGGATATCAGACAGAAATACTTTTGGAAATTTATTTGATGCCCTGTCACAAACCAACAATCCTATTGGAATTGTTATGTATAACTCTTCTTATTTCAAAATATTAGATAATAATTTCAACAGAAATCAATTAGGAATTGGGGTGTTAAATTCTTCTGCGGGCGGTGGAGTGATACAGCGTTTTAATGACGTAGCTGGAAACGGCAATTGGTTTCAACGGAATAAAACCAGCATCTTTACTTTATTTGACAACAGCGCACTGAAGATAAAGTGCAACACCACAAATAATCCTGATCCTGTGGACTATCCTTTGGGTTCTATTAACTGGAATAACGGTTCCGGCTTCTTTACCAGCCCTTTGGCAAATCAGGGATTGCCTGTACCTTTAAGTTATATTGCCACATCCACTGCTGCACGAAAACTGCCGGCTGGAAACAGGTTTGATTATCCATTTAATGTAAACATCAACAAAGAAATCAAAAACAATTATTCTGTTGCTTATACTTATTATTCTCATCAGAGCGATCCTGAATATGTACCGTTCAACAGTGGAAATGTGGTGGTAAGCCAGCAGACCACTTCAACAGGACCCGTAACCTGCAATGCTGGTATTCATATCCTGCAATGCTGCCCCACCGACCAATGCCTTAGTGAGACACCTCCTCCTAATTGTCCGCCACCACCTCAGCGCATTGGGGATATTGACCAGCAGATTGCCTCTTTGCAAACTGAGTTTGACAGCGTGTTTGCCAATCTTGATAAAGGTCAAACTGCGCAATTGATTTCTGCAATAAACAGCAGCATGGATGCGGGGCAGTTGAAAAACATGCTCTTGGATAATTCCTTCCTGTCGGATGAAACGCTGCTTGCTTTTATTAACCGAACCATTTCCACGCCACCGGGAATTTTTAAGGATGTAATGATTCCTAACTCGCCTGTGTCGGATAATGTTTTGCCTGCCTTGCAGATAAAAATTAACTTGCTGCCTCCCGGCATTGCAGCGCAAATAAAAGCCGCGCAGTCAAGCAATGCTTACAGAACGCTTACGAACATAAGCCGTGAAATAAGCACCTTGAAGGTGGAAAGGCAGAGCGTAATAAACAGCGTGCTTTCTGTTTTGGTTGACAATGATTCAGCGCAGGCAATAAATTTATTGGAACAGGAAAATACTGTGGCTGCAGACCAGGCATTGCTTGGAACTTACATTGCTTTTGAAAACTTAAATGCAGCGCAAACAAAATTATCAGGCATAATTGCAAGCAATGCGGAAGATCAGGCATTTCTTGATTTGCAGGGAATGATTTTAAATCTCGGATTGCAAGGCAACAGCGTGTTTGAAATGGATTCCTCTCAAGAGCAATTAGTCCGCAGTATTGCCGCCATGCCCTCTTCCCTTGCACAGGCGAATGCCTGCAACCTGCTGTATTTGGTTTTCAACGAACATTGCCCCGACCCTCTGACCACTGTTTCAGCGCGTATGCAGCAAGATACTCCAACCCCCTTCCCTTCGGGAAGGGCTGGGGATGGGCTTGGTTTTCTTGGCGACAACATCCCCAACCCTTTCAACAACACAACCACCATTCCTTATACATTGCCAGATGGAATTGAAAAAGCATTCATCAATATATATGATATAACAGGCAAACTCATCAGCGCTTACGAAGTGAGCAGCATAAACAACAAGTTGACGATTTCTTCGGGAGATATGGAAAATGGAGTGTATCTTTACAAATTAGAAAGCAACGGACAAACATTCGGAAGCAGGAAAATGATAATCATAAAATAAATAGTCGAATGAAAAAAATATTCATTGCTGTAGTTGTTATCTTCTCCCTTCCCTTGGGGAAGGGCGGGGATGGGCTCTTTGCCCAGCAATGGCACAAACTTGGCACCGGTGTGGCGTATGCAGGGGTGAGTGTTGAGTGTTTGAAAGAAATCAACGGGGATTTATATGTTGGCGGAGGATTTGCAACCCAGTATGGCGCAAAAGGCAATGGCATTGCAAAATATAATTCATCCACAGAGGTTTGGGATTCTGTGGGGTGCGGACTGGGAGAAGTACTAAGCATAGAATCTTACAACGGAGAAATTTATGCAGGAGGAAGTTTTGCATATTATCTTCAGCCGCCAACCTGCAACAATTGGCCACCCGATTCCAGTTCTGCAGGCCTCGCAAAATGGAATGGGTCTTATTGGGGTCCTGTAGATACTGCTATGTGGGGATCATCGCCTGATATGGGCATTATATATGCAATAAATTTCAAAAATGATTTATACATGGGTGGATCACTTTTCAGCGGCAGCTATATGAATATGGCAAGGTACAATGGAAGCACATGGGATAATATGCTTGGTGGAATAGGAGGATTTGGGGTCTTGGCGATGACTGTATATAAAGGCGATTTGATTGTTGCAGGTTCATTCACGCAGGCAGGGCTGGGAGGCGGCAATTGGATGTCTGCTAATTATATTGCCCGCTGGGATGGCGTTAAATGGGATTCCTTAGGAAGCAACGGTGTGAATAATCAGATAAGTTCATTAACCATAGATACAGTGAATGATGTACTATATGCAGGTGGAATTTTCACTATGGCTGGAGGAATTCCTGCAAAACAGGTTGCAAAATGGGATGGTATTCAGTGGTCAGCGCTTCCGCCTTTACCCGCATGGTCTCTTGCAAATGTTCATGCTTTAAAAATGTTCAAGGGAAAACTATATGCGTCAGTAACTGCTTTTCCATCGGACACAGCGTTATTATGTTTTGATGGAATTAATTGGCAAATAATATATGGACCAAGAGAAACTATAACTGCAATGGAGGTGTATAATGGCAACTTATATGTTGGAGGATCTTTTGATAAGATAGATACCACGGTTGTAAACTGCATTGCCTGCTATGGGGATAGTTGCCCGGGTACGCCTATTACTGTAACGATTGGAGTAAATAATTTGCAAACAAAAAGTTTGAAGTTTAAGGTTTATCCAAACCCTGCAAAAGGAGAAATAAATATTGAGGCAGAAGGAAAAGAAACTAAAAATTACATTACAAGAATATATAATTCAGTTGGAGTAAAAATTGTAGAGCAAAAATTTGTAAAACAAACAAAAATCTCCACTTCTGATTTTTCAAAGGGTATTTATCAGGTTCAGGTATGTGATAAGGATGGGAAGATTTGTTATACTGAGAAGATTGTTTTGGATTGATAATGGCATTTAACAACCACTTACTAAAAAAATCATACCACTTACTAATTTGTGGTTGCGCAGATAACATTTACTCATTACCTTTAGTGTACGATGAAAAAACTTTTACTCATCCCATTTGCCTTCTGCATTATTACTTCTTACTTGTTATCCCAGGGCGTTTGGACTCAGAAAGCAAACTTTGGAGGAACGGCAAGATCAGGTGCAGTTGGCTTTTCAATCGGAACTAAAGGCTACATTGGAACAGGAACAAATGCTAGTGGTTTGACCAAAGATTTTTGGGAGTGGGATCAAATCACAAACACATGGACACAAAAAATAAGTTTTGGCGGAACAGCAAGAGCAGGTGCTGTTGGCTTTTCAATCGGCACAAAAGGATATATTGGAACGGGAGTGGATGCTAATGGAATGACAAATGATTTTTGGGAATGGGATCAGGCAACAAATATTTGGTTGCAGAAAACAAACTTTGGAGGGTCAACAAGAGATTATGCAGTTGGTTTTTCAATCGGCACAAAAGGATATCTTGGAACGGGATATGATACTACTTGGGCTTCTTATAATTTGTCGAATGATTTTTGGGAATGGAACCAAACAACAAATATCTGGTTGCAGAAAACAAACTTTGGAGGGATAACAAGAGGAGGTGCTATTGGTTTTGCTATGGCTACAAAAGGATATATAGGAACAGGAGGGAATGGCAACGGAAATGACGATATGGACTTCTGGGAATATTGTGATACATGTTCTGGTGCGGGTGTAAAAGAAACCGATTTAGAAAATTTAATTTCTGTTTATCCTAATCCATCAAACGGAAAATTCACTATTGAAACATTAGAAAACAAAAACTTTATTGCGCGTATTACAAACCCGCTCGGGCAAAAAGTGGCGGAGAAAAAGTTTGAGAAAAGAATCGAGGTGGATGTTTCTGGTTTCGGCAAGGGATTGTTTTTGGTGGAGGTGTGTAGCCCCACCCCTAACCCCTCCCCAAAGGAGAGGGGAACAGAGTGCCATACGGAAAAGGTGATGATTGAATAGTTTTGCAGTCTACCTGAATTTGCTTTTCCCGATAATAGTATACCTTCGCGCTAACTTATGCAGGTTCCCCTACATATTTTCATTTTACTTACCGCTTATTTATTCGGCTCGCTGCCCTCGGCAGTGTGGATAGGAAAAATCTTTTACGGCATTGATGTGCGCGAGCACGGAAGCGGTAACGCGGGCGCCACCAACGTGTTTCGGGTGATAGGAAAACGCGCGGCTGTTCCGGTTCTCATCTGCGATATTCTCAAAGGATGGATTGCCGTCAAACTCAGTTTCTTTGTGGCAGACATGGTGGGGAAAGAAGAGTTCATCTCCTTGCAGCTAACGCTTGGCGCGGCAGCCATCATCGGGCATATTTTTCCGGTGCTTGCAAGTTTCAAGGGGGGAAAAGGAGTGGCTACGCTGCTGGGAGTTACCCTTGCCATTCATCCTCTTTCCGCGGTGGTCGGAATTTTTGTGTTTGTATTCATCCTTCTCGTTTCTCATTATGTTTCGCTGGGTTCTATTCTTGCGGGTTTGAGCTTTCCCGTTTCGCTCATGATTTTATTTCCTGCCTCCTCGCCCACTCTTGTGTTGTTCTCGCTGCTCACTCCGGCAATCCTTCTTGTCACTCACCAGAAAAACATTGAGCGGCTTCTGAAAAAAGAAGAAGCAAAAATATATCTCTTCAGGAAAAAGAAAGAATCTGAAATGGCGGAAAAATAATTTCCTCCCCTGCCCTCTTTGCCCTTCGATTCTTGTCCGCTTACCGTTATCAACAAATTCCTATTAAAAACCTAACTTTGTGGTTTGTTTGTTGTTATGTAATTAACCTATTTTTAGCATCCATATAGTAATGAATCGCAGGCTATTCCATATTGCGTATTGGCTGTTTCTTTCCTCTTGTTTCTTGATTCATAGCGCTACGGCTTTTTCCCAGAATGTTTTCTCTTCCGAAGATGATTTAAAAAAGCAGGCGAACAAACTTTTTGAAGAAGAAGATTTTACAAAAGCCTATCCCCTCTTCTCGCAGCTGCTGAGTTTGTATCCGAAGGACCCGCAGTATAATTACAAGTTCGGAGCCTGTTTGCTTTTTTCCAGCAACGATAAAGAGAAAGCGATTCCCTACATTGAGTACGCTGCAAAACGGCAGAAGCAGGGAGCGGACAAAGAAGTTTTTTTCTATCTGGGCAAAGCGTATCATTTAAATTATCGTTTCGAAGATGCTATCAGGGCATACACCGCTTACAAGGGAATTGCTTCCGCTAAATCGCTGGACAAGTACGATGTGAACAGGCAGATTGAAATGTGCGAAAACGGAAAGCGGCTTTTGAAAAACGTTACCGACCTATCCGTGCTGGAGAAAAAAGAAGTTCCTGAATCAGATTTTTTCCGCTCCTACAATCTTACA contains:
- a CDS encoding T9SS type A sorting domain-containing protein translates to MDKIVFTFPTTPSRRMAFDDFALYNMNDFVNAGADVTLACNGNCTTLGGPFCASVFSGNYSWAPSSGLSNPNITNPVACPTVTTTYTLTFTDPTGSCSATDMVTVTVPPLLIANAGPNQTICSGQSATLTASGGVVYYWNTGATTSIIIVSPSSTTSYSVQVANSSGCTAIASVTVTVNPNPVANAGVDQTICSSSCATLTATGGGTYSWSPTGQITPSITVCPTAITNYTVTVTGANGCTATDAVTVFVAPQPVASFTFTANEDCMGSPFIFTNTSINATSYLWDFGDGASSAATSPTHVYSAPGQFQVLLYAYNSFGCCSAYSVLISVTPSITSPAYNSTCCSFTYPYTYVNAPIGSTITYTGASFSVKDAMTISNNSTVTFNNSIIQFGPWGKVIVEPGSTLILNGTKFTGLQTCGTMWQGIEVWGNPNKTHSPADQVFQGKLIIRTYTVTNTPTIIERAHNAVTVGKYPDRFLPTQCNQSTPNSICIRGEYDVCKSGGILDAVSSGNHILFIDNAHTIRVAPYSYSNVSRVNRCDFSGTLLKDPGYKTGIAYQYPNLANPNYAYANPQGRTYRFGYILKARWTTQTTFSNNTFNFPADIGAEIGIEIINGKCVIDGNTFRNMNRGISGVYTSPSPFLANKIKSNIFVNYVAQSASAVTPNPVCGIYLSAAQGDRISDRNTFGNLFDALSQTNNPIGIVMYNSSYFKILDNNFNRNQLGIGVLNSSAGGGVIQRFNDVAGNGNWFQRNKTSIFTLFDNSALKIKCNTTNNPDPVDYPLGSINWNNGSGFFTSPLANQGLPVPLSYIATSTAARKLPAGNRFDYPFNVNINKEIKNNYSVAYTYYSHQSDPEYVPFNSGNVVVSQQTTSTGPVTCNAGIHILQCCPTDQCLSETPPPNCPPPPQRIGDIDQQIASLQTEFDSVFANLDKGQTAQLISAINSSMDAGQLKNMLLDNSFLSDETLLAFINRTISTPPGIFKDVMIPNSPVSDNVLPALQIKINLLPPGIAAQIKAAQSSNAYRTLTNISREISTLKVERQSVINSVLSVLVDNDSAQAINLLEQENTVAADQALLGTYIAFENLNAAQTKLSGIIASNAEDQAFLDLQGMILNLGLQGNSVFEMDSSQEQLVRSIAAMPSSLAQANACNLLYLVFNEHCPDPLTTVSARMQQDTPTPFPSGRAGDGLGFLGDNIPNPFNNTTTIPYTLPDGIEKAFINIYDITGKLISAYEVSSINNKLTISSGDMENGVYLYKLESNGQTFGSRKMIIIK
- a CDS encoding T9SS type A sorting domain-containing protein, whose amino-acid sequence is MKKIFIAVVVIFSLPLGKGGDGLFAQQWHKLGTGVAYAGVSVECLKEINGDLYVGGGFATQYGAKGNGIAKYNSSTEVWDSVGCGLGEVLSIESYNGEIYAGGSFAYYLQPPTCNNWPPDSSSAGLAKWNGSYWGPVDTAMWGSSPDMGIIYAINFKNDLYMGGSLFSGSYMNMARYNGSTWDNMLGGIGGFGVLAMTVYKGDLIVAGSFTQAGLGGGNWMSANYIARWDGVKWDSLGSNGVNNQISSLTIDTVNDVLYAGGIFTMAGGIPAKQVAKWDGIQWSALPPLPAWSLANVHALKMFKGKLYASVTAFPSDTALLCFDGINWQIIYGPRETITAMEVYNGNLYVGGSFDKIDTTVVNCIACYGDSCPGTPITVTIGVNNLQTKSLKFKVYPNPAKGEINIEAEGKETKNYITRIYNSVGVKIVEQKFVKQTKISTSDFSKGIYQVQVCDKDGKICYTEKIVLD
- a CDS encoding T9SS type A sorting domain-containing protein, with the translated sequence MKKLLLIPFAFCIITSYLLSQGVWTQKANFGGTARSGAVGFSIGTKGYIGTGTNASGLTKDFWEWDQITNTWTQKISFGGTARAGAVGFSIGTKGYIGTGVDANGMTNDFWEWDQATNIWLQKTNFGGSTRDYAVGFSIGTKGYLGTGYDTTWASYNLSNDFWEWNQTTNIWLQKTNFGGITRGGAIGFAMATKGYIGTGGNGNGNDDMDFWEYCDTCSGAGVKETDLENLISVYPNPSNGKFTIETLENKNFIARITNPLGQKVAEKKFEKRIEVDVSGFGKGLFLVEVCSPTPNPSPKERGTECHTEKVMIE
- the plsY gene encoding glycerol-3-phosphate 1-O-acyltransferase PlsY, which encodes MQVPLHIFILLTAYLFGSLPSAVWIGKIFYGIDVREHGSGNAGATNVFRVIGKRAAVPVLICDILKGWIAVKLSFFVADMVGKEEFISLQLTLGAAAIIGHIFPVLASFKGGKGVATLLGVTLAIHPLSAVVGIFVFVFILLVSHYVSLGSILAGLSFPVSLMILFPASSPTLVLFSLLTPAILLVTHQKNIERLLKKEEAKIYLFRKKKESEMAEK